From Dromaius novaehollandiae isolate bDroNov1 chromosome 22, bDroNov1.hap1, whole genome shotgun sequence:
GTGTATGTGTGGCAAGTTCACCCACCTATCCTCATCAATGAAATACCCCACGCACTCACTCAAGTAGTCGCCTCCCTCCGATACACCACCAATCACCATAATGACATCCATATTTTGCCCAAAGCGAGGCAACGATGCTAGAGGACTAGTGGAATGTTGTAGGTTACCAGACTGCAAGTTCTCAGACCGCAAGGCGTGACTTTCCACTGCTTCGGACACTAACTTGACACAGGCTTCGTTGCTGGATACCAGCCTTTCAGATTTGACGTGGCGAGTAAGATAAGTGGGTTTCATCTGTGACAACCTAAGCACTTTAAAGAGTTCTTCAAAGTACCTCTCTCTTTCATCAGGATTCTTCTGAACCCACTTCAAGACAGTCTCAAAGAGGATTTCTTCAGAGTCCACTGTGATCTCTGAGTCCGAGAGCCAGTCCCTGATGAGGTGAAAGGGCAGAGTATAGAACTCCTCATCCTGGATCACTCTGTGGAAGTTCCTCCGGATCATGTCCTGAGCTTTGAGGGCCAGCTGGTTCAAGGAGTACATGTGGGCTAGGCTGTGAACTGCCACACAGTTGGAGAGATTGAGCTTCTTCTTCAGAAACTCTCCACAGAACTCTTTTAACCGGATCAGCAGGAACCTGCAGAAGAAACAAACAGGGGtgaggctgcggcgggggccggggaggccgggccgcgggaggccgggctgggctgggccgcgCTCACCTGTCGGCCATCTCCAGCACCTCGTGGACGTTGCCGGGGCTGACGCGGATGGTGCCGGTGTACATGAAGCCCACGACGGCCTCCACCGTGTCGGGGTCGGGGCCGCCCTCCGAGCTCCACTTCTGCAGCTCCACGCGGCCCGAGCGCGACTCCGCGAAGCCCCCCGAGAGCAGCGGCGTGAAGTACTCAGTGGCAGCGGCCAGGACGGAGCGATGCGCCCGGTACTCgcgggccgccccgggccgcccgccgccaaAGGCCAGAGTGATGTCGCAGTAGAGGCCGTGGCGGCGCTGCTCGTTCTGCCGCCACGCCAGGTCCGCGCAGTGCGCCGGGCACCCGAactcctccgcctccgcctccccgtccgccccgccgccgccgccgccgccgccgccgccgcgcgggccgccgccctccgcctcccccggcggcggcccggggcccggctgcggctgcggggaGGCCGCCGCCATCTTGTCCGACatggccgggcggggggcggagcaGCGCGCGCGCGGCAGAGGGGAGGCGCGTGACGTCAGAGCGGCGCTGCCCCCTCGCGGCCAGACGCAGCGGGCGGCAAaatggcggcggggccgggcggcgccagGGCGGGGCgagcccgggccccggccccggcggcggcgcctggAGGCCTCGCTTGTCCgtcccggcccgcggccgcctgcTCGTTACCCGAGAGGGCCCAGGGGCGTCCCGGGAGGCGACAAGCGAGTCCCTCCGCCCCGCTCGTCCCTGTGGTGGGGTCGATGCTGCGGCGGCGCCTGAGGGAGGGGGCCGCGCTCCCTGCCCGCCCTCCCGCtcccgcggcggggcagcgcctgCTCGTGCCGGTTACTGAGAAACGGGAGAAAACGGCTCAGGAGGCACCAGGGGAAGCCGGGGGCAGCCCCAAGAGCGGGGCCCTGACCCAGCACCTTTCTCCTTCCTGGGATCTCCCTGCTGCCTAGGGCAggtctctgcctctgccc
This genomic window contains:
- the KLHL11 gene encoding kelch-like protein 11, whose amino-acid sequence is MSDKMAAASPQPQPGPGPPPGEAEGGGPRGGGGGGGGGGADGEAEAEEFGCPAHCADLAWRQNEQRRHGLYCDITLAFGGGRPGAAREYRAHRSVLAAATEYFTPLLSGGFAESRSGRVELQKWSSEGGPDPDTVEAVVGFMYTGTIRVSPGNVHEVLEMADRFLLIRLKEFCGEFLKKKLNLSNCVAVHSLAHMYSLNQLALKAQDMIRRNFHRVIQDEEFYTLPFHLIRDWLSDSEITVDSEEILFETVLKWVQKNPDERERYFEELFKVLRLSQMKPTYLTRHVKSERLVSSNEACVKLVSEAVESHALRSENLQSGNLQHSTSPLASLPRFGQNMDVIMVIGGVSEGGDYLSECVGYFIDEDRWVNLPHIHNHLDGHAVAVTESYVYVAGSMEPGFAKTVERYNPNRNIWEQVSNLITRKHSFGLTEVKGNLYSIGGHGNFSPGFKDVAIYNPEQDKWLNLESAPTILRDVKAISVEDRFVYVAARTPVNSDSEDGLRAIIVRYDAETRQWQDVESLPLIDNYCSFQMSVANTNFYHTASCCPKSYPIDNEEAKIKISGRASDEILESLPPEVLSIEGAAICYYKDDVFIIGGWKNSDDIDKQYRKEAYRYCAERKRWMLLPPMPQPRCRATACHVRIPFRCLQGTQRYPMPQNLMWQKDRIRQMQERQMQEIHRHSLSLRRMPRSQIEC